A genome region from Salvia splendens isolate huo1 chromosome 19, SspV2, whole genome shotgun sequence includes the following:
- the LOC121779409 gene encoding probable protein phosphatase 2C 33 isoform X1, which translates to MGSCFSCETVPHYPRITYETLDFRTESTFCAVYNGHGPVPSGQKVETKTLGMQTNFDCYCRGTTTALTLLKQDEDVVIAQIGNSGAVLGTRDENNKLIPVCLTVMGYKPHHLPAAATIRKCRGRRIFVEPEPQNHKDTPYLTPTPLISHRRIADEDEFVVLATAGVWDVLSNEDVVTIVATCPTRSDAAQAVVGAAIRAWMNKYPTSQVDDCAVACLFLNSTTNSTPHPLAQLTQH; encoded by the exons ATGGGATCCTGCTTTTCCTGCGAAACTGTGCCCCATTATCCCAGGATTACTTATGAG ACCTTAGATTTTAGAACAGAGTCGACCTTCTGTGCGGTCTATAACGGCCATGGCCCTGTGCCTTCTGGTCAAAAGGTTGAAACCAAAACATTGGGAATGCAGACTAATTTTGATTGCTACTGTAGGGGAACTACTACAGCACTCACCCTACTTAAACAG GATGAAGATGTTGTAATTGCACAAATTGGGAACTCGGGAGCTGTACTAGGGACGAGAGACGAGAATAATAAATTGATTCCAGTGTGCTTGACTGTGATGGGTTACAAGCCTCACCACCTTCCTGCAG CAGCAACGATCCGAAAATGCAGAGGTCGTCGTATATTTGTTGAGCCTGAGCCACAAAATCACAAGGACACTCCCTACCTCACACCCACGCCTCTTATCTCCCACAGACGCATCGCTGATGAAGACGAGTTTGTAGTCTTAGCAACTGCCGGG GTTTGGGACGtgctctcgaacgaggacgtgGTAACTATCGTGGCCACTTGCCCTACACGCTCGGATGCAGCTCAAGCAGTAGTGGGTGCAGCAATTAGAGCATGGATGAATAAGTATCCAACTTCACAGGTTGATGACTGTGCAGTGGCCTGCCTCTTTCTCAACTCAACAAC
- the LOC121779409 gene encoding probable protein phosphatase 2C 33 isoform X2, with protein MGSCFSCETVPHYPRITYETLDFRTESTFCAVYNGHGPVPSGQKVETKTLGMQTNFDCYCRGTTTALTLLKQDEDVVIAQIGNSGAVLGTRDENNKLIPVCLTVMGYKPHHLPAATIRKCRGRRIFVEPEPQNHKDTPYLTPTPLISHRRIADEDEFVVLATAGVWDVLSNEDVVTIVATCPTRSDAAQAVVGAAIRAWMNKYPTSQVDDCAVACLFLNSTTNSTPHPLAQLTQH; from the exons ATGGGATCCTGCTTTTCCTGCGAAACTGTGCCCCATTATCCCAGGATTACTTATGAG ACCTTAGATTTTAGAACAGAGTCGACCTTCTGTGCGGTCTATAACGGCCATGGCCCTGTGCCTTCTGGTCAAAAGGTTGAAACCAAAACATTGGGAATGCAGACTAATTTTGATTGCTACTGTAGGGGAACTACTACAGCACTCACCCTACTTAAACAG GATGAAGATGTTGTAATTGCACAAATTGGGAACTCGGGAGCTGTACTAGGGACGAGAGACGAGAATAATAAATTGATTCCAGTGTGCTTGACTGTGATGGGTTACAAGCCTCACCACCTTCCTGCAG CAACGATCCGAAAATGCAGAGGTCGTCGTATATTTGTTGAGCCTGAGCCACAAAATCACAAGGACACTCCCTACCTCACACCCACGCCTCTTATCTCCCACAGACGCATCGCTGATGAAGACGAGTTTGTAGTCTTAGCAACTGCCGGG GTTTGGGACGtgctctcgaacgaggacgtgGTAACTATCGTGGCCACTTGCCCTACACGCTCGGATGCAGCTCAAGCAGTAGTGGGTGCAGCAATTAGAGCATGGATGAATAAGTATCCAACTTCACAGGTTGATGACTGTGCAGTGGCCTGCCTCTTTCTCAACTCAACAAC